One segment of Desulfosudis oleivorans Hxd3 DNA contains the following:
- the gmd gene encoding GDP-mannose 4,6-dehydratase, whose amino-acid sequence MTLKKALITGITGQDGAYLAEFLLEKGYEVHGIKRRASLFNTARIDHLYHDPHEEDVRFFMHYGDLTDSSNLVRIIQHVQPDEIYNLGAQSHVQVSFESPEYTGDVDGLGTLRLLEAMRILGVEKDVRFYQASTSELYGKVQEVPQTEKTPFYPRSPYGCAKLYAYWCTVNYREAYGMFACNGILFNHESPIRGETFVTRKITRAAARIAGGVQDRLYLGNLGALRDWGHARDYVRAQWLMLQQSEPEDFVIATGKQHSVREFCEKAFANAGIHLAWKGTGVEEHGIVDSVNKEAPLVGKYGMKQALSRLAPGTTVICVDAAYFRPADVVSLVGDATKAREKLGWEPLITLDEMVFEMVDSDFQDARREAVCKANGFPLPASCEAHM is encoded by the coding sequence GTGACATTAAAAAAAGCCCTGATAACCGGTATCACGGGCCAGGACGGCGCCTACCTGGCTGAGTTTCTGCTGGAAAAAGGCTACGAGGTCCATGGCATCAAGCGACGGGCGTCACTTTTCAATACGGCCAGGATCGATCACCTGTATCATGATCCCCATGAGGAAGATGTTCGTTTTTTCATGCACTACGGGGACCTGACCGATTCTTCCAACCTGGTGCGCATCATTCAGCATGTGCAACCCGATGAGATTTACAACCTGGGGGCACAGAGCCATGTCCAGGTCTCTTTTGAATCCCCGGAGTACACGGGGGACGTGGACGGCCTGGGCACTTTGCGATTGCTGGAGGCCATGCGGATTCTGGGCGTGGAAAAGGATGTTCGGTTCTACCAGGCTTCTACCTCGGAACTTTACGGTAAGGTGCAGGAGGTGCCGCAGACCGAGAAAACCCCTTTTTATCCCCGTTCACCCTACGGGTGTGCCAAACTTTATGCCTACTGGTGCACGGTGAATTACCGGGAGGCTTATGGCATGTTTGCCTGCAACGGCATTCTGTTCAATCACGAGTCGCCCATTCGCGGCGAGACCTTTGTCACCCGCAAGATCACCCGGGCCGCGGCGCGCATCGCCGGCGGAGTCCAAGATCGGCTTTACCTTGGCAACCTGGGCGCTTTGCGGGACTGGGGCCATGCCAGAGATTATGTGCGGGCGCAGTGGCTCATGCTTCAGCAGTCCGAACCCGAGGATTTTGTCATTGCCACGGGCAAACAGCATTCCGTGCGGGAGTTCTGCGAAAAGGCCTTTGCCAACGCCGGTATTCATCTGGCCTGGAAGGGCACCGGTGTGGAGGAGCATGGAATTGTCGATTCAGTCAATAAAGAGGCCCCCCTGGTCGGGAAATACGGCATGAAGCAGGCTTTGTCCCGGCTGGCCCCCGGCACGACGGTGATCTGCGTGGACGCGGCCTATTTTCGGCCCGCGGACGTGGTCTCCCTGGTGGGCGACGCCACAAAAGCCAGGGAGAAGCTGGGGTGGGAACCGCTAATCACCCTTGACGAGATGGTTTTTGAGATGGTGGACTCTGATTTTCAGGATGCCCGGCGGGAAGCGGTGTGTAAGGCCAACGGCTTTCCCCTGCCGGCCAGCTGCGAGGCTCACAT